The following nucleotide sequence is from Siniperca chuatsi isolate FFG_IHB_CAS linkage group LG2, ASM2008510v1, whole genome shotgun sequence.
TGTGGCTTAGTCTGCATATCTCGATTTGATTAGCTCATGGTGGCAGCATGAACTTGAAGTTGCAGTTTTCCTGCTGATGCAactaaatgcaaataaatgacaataacagCATGAAGCTGTTGAGCCTCACAAGAGTGGAGTTGATGTCTCATGTCCTTCCTCTACAGTCCAACGCCCACCATCAAGTGGTTTAAGAAGGGTGGGGACCTGCCAGGACGGAAAGTGAAGTTTGAGAACTACAACAAGACCCTGAAGATTATCAACGTGTCAGAAGAGGATGCTGGGGAATATGTATGCATGGCCAACAATCATTTAGGCAGCATACGTCACTCCATCTTTGTTCAGGTCAAAGGTGAGGAGGTTACAGTGGCTATgtgtttaaacaaatatattagcttgtgtttgtgtgtgagtccATCATGCTAACCTGACTCCTTGTGTTCCACAGCGGCTCCTTATTGGCTGGACAAACCTACAAACCTGGTGCTAGCCCCAGATGAGAATGGGCGCCTGGTGTGTCGGGCCAATGGCAACCCTAAACCTAACATCCAGTGGCTGATCAATGGACAGCCTATAGACAGTATGTATAGctaatattttaaaacttttctttctttctttcttctttgctaacaagctaacacaTTTGTCAGCTAAGCTTGTTAGGTTAAATTCAGGGCAAAGTAGTTTTTAagttatattatactatacattatgattacagttttttacaatcgctATGACTTTTCAAGACATTTAACaagtttcctaaactcttaacaCGGTTAGCACAACATCCATCTTTGCAGGCTAtacaattaacacatttcttgtTGCTTCTGTTACACACAAGCTCAaccaagaccaaaacaatgtaattttacagtcaGATTTACAAATGCTTTCACACTGTATGTCAGAACAGATAACATCATGTTCTAAACATAACTTATATAGGCTAAAGTCAAAGTGAACAGCTGTTCATATTGTGaattgaaacacaaatatattccctgtattttattccattgctAATGAGAAACAGCTTATTGCAATTATGCATATATATAAATCACAGCTGTTTCCCATCTAGGAACCACACTCAGGTGTTGAGGTTTTTTCAATCGCATGATCATATGTTCTAAAAGAGGACTCTTTGGGCTGATCTTGTGTGGAAAAGGAACAATATAGagcaaaacaaagagagaaagaatgaaagaaagaaagaaacaaaatgcatgcatttactaaacccaacaaaacaaaaatgtagagaggcttcaaaagaaactacaatgcaaaacacaatctATGATCAATACAATATACTGTCTATTGTATAAGGGCAGACCtgacacataaaataatgcagtttctgtaactttagctgatgatagtgtttttttgtcattgtgttatgattgactaaatgttcctgttggaagagaacatgtgttagtgttttgaataattatttgattttaaaacatgtttgcagtgttttgttagacATAGTGTAttgtgttagtttattattgtattttgaaaattagttttggggtttagtttacaatgtgtgattttgagcatgaaattaaccattttgccaattgtgtgttttaggtgtgTTGGTGcgttaagagtttaggaaaattgttaaatgtatcgaaaaaactgtcatagtgattgtaaaaaactgtattGGCCATTTGGCTTGTAACTTTTAAACATGACTACAGTTGATTACAAAATAACACCATaccaaaaaaattattttggtcATCATGGACTGCCAATTTACtgagaggttgttttttttttaaatgtatgatgTTATTGGCATGTTTTGGTACAGGAACTTCTACAGTTCAGTAGTTGTTGGGAAAATGCTGTCACTCCAACAGCTGCCTCAGGGTCTTTATGCAGGTCGATGTCGTGTATCATCTTCTGTTATAACACCTGACAGTGCAACATCACCTACTGTAGGCTATAATATTCTCTCATCTAATATCTCCATGACTGTCCCATTGACCGCCTACTATATTAGTCATCAACTGCTTTGCTTTAGAAAGACGTTTTTAGAATCTAATTTCATGTAGCCTAAACCAttccctctttatttctgtcacagtacaGATCGTTGTTTACAGCTGTACTATTGATATTCTCTAATATCTAACAAAGCCGTCCTCTAATACGGCTTCTAATTCTGCTTTTTGCTTTTCGTCACTGCCCGCCCCCCTCCTTTTTTAACCCCCCCACCCCGATCCCAGGCTCTCCCCCCAACCTGAGCAGACAGGTGCTGGGTGACACAATCATCTTTCGCTCGGTGCAGATGGGAAGCAGCGCCGTCTACCAGTGCAACGCCTCCAACCAGCACGGCTATCTGCTGGCCAATGCCTTCGTCAGCGTCCTCGGTGAGACTCAGCTTCACTTTTCACCAGTTGGTGTAGCCCTGAAATCTCtgtgaaaatatgaatatgaggGCTGTATTGCATGAATACTCACTGTGTTTTTTGGGGGTAAAATACATACACCAGAATCACCATTGTGACCTCTGAATGTTTCCCTTAAATACaacaactgcatttcattgtgcaatcctgtattgtataatgacaataaaacagaaactgaatttGAACCTGACATGATTATCATCAACGAAAGCTGATACTGCTTGCTTTGCCTCTCATCCACACAGATTGTTCATTGTAAGAATCTAGTCTCTTGGCACATTTTGTATGATTAGGTTTTGAATTCACTGTGTGAAATACATCCAAATGACTTTTTCTCCATACATATGTGTAGTTATACATACCTTGCTCTCATGTTGTATGTTGCTAGCAACAATTATATCAAACTATTTACAGGATTTCAACAGCAATAGCCAGTAAGTCTCTGTTTACAATAGACTATCATTGCTATTTTTAGcaactatattatatattattattcatgtttGCGGTTAGCATTATAACCTAAAAACCCAACTGACTCTTTGATGtattagcttgctagctacagTAACTAGATACTTTGTGTAAAATAGAACAGCTTTGGAGAGTTGTTGGATATTTTTGGTCATTCAGCTGTAATCAATTCaaattttacattatatattttttaattgattacatttaaatcaaatctcACAGAAtatttcacagaagacattttgacatatcacagtaggaaaagcaaaggtgtaaataataaaatcagtgaTTGCTGAATTCCTGTCACACTGTCATAGCTTACTGGGagcttgaatagaacagagtcATTGTTAATATTagtagtaacacctgtgcttttcctactatgacaagtcaaaatcttcttcttttcctttcggctgttccctttcaggggtcgccacagcgaatcatgtgcttccatctaaccctgtcctctgcatcctcttcactcacacccattaacttcatgtcctctctcactacatccataaatctcctctttggtcttcctctagacctcctgcctggcagctccaacctcagcatccttctaccaatatattcacagtctctcctctgaacatgtccaaaccacctcaatctggcctctctcactttatctccgaaacatctaacatgagctgtccctctggtgtcctcattcctgatcctgtccgtcctcgtcactcccaaagagaacctcaacatcttaagctctgctacctccagctctgcctcttgtcttttcttcagtgccactgtctctaagctgtacaacatcgctggtctcaccaccgtcttcaacacctttcctttcattcttgctgatactcttttatcacacaacacacctgacacttttctccacccgttccaacctgcttgcactcgcctcttcacctcttttccacagtctccattgctctgaaccgttgaccctaagtacttaaagtccttgggacttgggactggcacaagaagacactggcttctgcccccttgtggttgcatttatgacaagtcaaaatgtctgctgtgaaaaagaacTATTGGGGTAGAATGCAAGTTTTTATGACACATAGATGTTTTACTTAAAGACTCAACACTGAAATAGGTTGTTGTTTGATTAAACCGTTAACACCTTTACATTTTGCATCACTTTCCAAATGTAAAATACTCCATGACATACAGAGTCCTTGTAAGTGATGAAGTGGTAAAGGTGTGatccactgtctctctctttgcagACATGACTCCGAGGATGCTGGGCCCTAAAAACCAGCTGATTAAAGTCATCGAGAACAACCGCACCTTCCTGGACTGTCCCTTCTTCGGTTCCCCTCTGCCAGAGTTACGCTGGTGagcatgtttctttgtttacttATATTCAAAAATACTGGTTTTGGCATCATCCTCTGAAAACCCACATCcatgtgtccttgagcaagacactaaaTTCATAAACCTATACTTTATTGTTGAGTTTCCTAGTtcatagtttcagttttttagCCATGtccatgtgttttctgtgtataGGTTTAAGAACGGACAGGGCAGTGGGCTGGACGGCGGTCAGTACCGGGTTTACATCAACGGCACCCTAGAGATCAAACGGGCCCGAGCAGAGGACGAGGGCACCTACACCTGTGTGGCCAACAGCATCCTGGGTACAGCAGAGAACCAGGTCCGcctggaggtcaaaggtcagacatTATATCACCGCTGCACTCAGAGTCATATGAGGCATCCTGTTATGACTCAGCATCCAACTCACAATGAACCTGAAAACTAAGTAATCATCTTGCAAATACACAATGACATGTTGACATGAAGTAACATGACATGATGTGCAGTCTACATGTGCAACAATCAGCTCCAACAGGGTTTATGTGAAATATTAAATGATTTCCTTTCCTTGTGCCAAACAGCCTGCACTGTTGGATTATATTCAAATCTCTCGTGCCTTTAATTAAACTGTTTAATAACAGTTACATTTGTATTCACTGCAAAAATATCCATCCTGGCATTCAGGGTagaattgaactgaaaaaaaaaaataaaacaaatgagctAATCTGCCAAGGTGGTGAGATAACATTGCAGTAGAAATCCTCATCTTTAAAGCAGAAGCTGTatggaggaggttggggtggatggttggACGTACAAAGCACAGCTCTGTTTTCTACAAAACGGATTTGCTAATGCAAATAAGTTGTGTATGGATGTCATTTTTAGGAAATTGCTCTGAAAGTATCAGCCTGGGGGTGAATGACAGTTTTTGTTCACTTGcttcaacagaaaaagaaagattttaGGAGCTATGGTGGTAAATTGAACAGATTTATGTTGCCTTACATTAACGTATTAGTATTAATATTTGTGTGAGTGAGCTTTTTGGATAGAAGTGTGTTACATCCAACTCTTCGGTGTCAGTCATTCACCTTTCATTGATTTTCCTGGATGCATCTAAATGTACAAGTTCAtgtagtgtgtgcatgtgtgtgtatgggttcCTCTTCAACCTCACTCCAACTCAGAACCGACTGGTATAGTTCGAGCCCCGGAGCACCAGTCAGCCATCAGGGGCTCCACGGCTCGCTTTGACTGTAAGGTGAAGTCTGATCCCAGCCTACCCATCACTGTGACCTGGACAAAGGATGACAAGCCTCTCCACCTGGGATGGAGGTAACAGCACCTACAGTGACCCTAAAACATCAGTCAGTGTTTTAATGGAGAAAAAATAAGTCTAATCcaagcaacattatcattttgtgttttcttcctcttccccttTATTTTACTGACCTTCAAAAGAATTTaagaaaatgaatatgaatgcaTCACTGGTCTCTGGTTTGTTTGTGATTAAGTGAAATTTTGAGATTTAATCAGTCCCCCAACCCAAAAAAGGGGTTTTCCACAGTGAAAATACCTAAACACCTGGGAAGTTGATTTTCACTTATTCATTTTCATCTTGTTATTTAACTACTTTAACGATTCTTTCTAAGTTGTCTTTTAGTAATTctcataatcaattaatcataaTCTCTGTTTCAGTAAttctaaatataatttttcaatCCTTTTGTTGTGTGGTTACATGGTGGGCTATACTATATGGCAGGGTAATGTGGgtaatataagtccaatatttggCAGATAAGCACATTAATTTGTGAGACATTAGAATATTAAAGTCAACTTTAAGGAAGattgctttatggcacaaaatCGAAACACATAGTATCTTCATGTTGTAAACATGGTGGGGTATACATATATGGCAGGGTCAAATGTGGGTCAAAAATGTTGCCAAAAAATCTCCTGTGATTTGGGATAGCgaaattaatgtttaaatacTAGTGTAATCAATGTCATATCAGGAGTCAAGACACACAAAAGGAACATAACTTGTCTTAGAGAGGAAACAGCATGTGCCAGACAATGAGAAATCTCACATGTCAACTGTCTTCTGTACATTCTAGttatttgattttactttttatttgagTTAATGGGATGGCTGTCTCTTTTGGAGCTGACATCTGtagaaaatgaatcaaagtATAAACTTGAAATATTGATGTATAACAACATCAATATTGCTACCTGTGGACtttacacaggtagcacagggtgcacaacataggaagagcaaggagcggcaaattaagaaatttaacatccttttgaataagaagaattTAGGAAAGAACAACCaatcctttctctctgtttgtcttccaGGCTGAGGAAAGACGAGGAGTCGCTGACCATCCCCAATGTGAATGAGGGCGATGAGGGAACATACACCTGCACTGTTAAATCTGAGATAGACCAGGACTCAGCCTCAGCCCGCCTCACTGTGTTAGGTACACTCACATACAGAACAGTCCTGGAACAAATTACATGTTAAGATTGAATATACAAAAAGATTTgtacataaaaatgaaacatttctcTGAACCTAAATATGTCACAGTATCTTGTTTTAACTCAAAATAATCTATCACACGGTATCAGCTtatgtatttttcatgtaaaaccTTTTCCTGAAAAGAAGCTACTAACTATAGCTGCCAgttaaatgtagtgaagtaaaagttACTATATTCCCATCTGAAATATGGTGAAGGAAAAgttagcctgggaaccagacgaatctgctAGCTCgtgttttatttgctttggCAGATGCGTCtggcccccctcccattcagacagatttctaCCGGTCCTGGATCTGGATTAGCCACTGAGGCATTTTCGTAAACAACCAAGATGGCTGCCACTGATGTGGAACTGTTTTTGTTGAATCCGGTATTGCGTCAGTATTAAACAAACTGAATGGTATATTTTCTCtaaaagaacaaacaactgCATTTGGCAAGTTAAATTTGCCCGCtttggaaatcgaaaatgaaTTGAAAGGAGCAAAATGTGAACTAGTCCGGCGATGGCAGGCTAAGGAAAAGTAGGAAGTCTCTCAAAATTGAAATAGTCATGTTAAGTACCAGCAGTAGTCGATTTGATGAGggatgaggggggatgccatcctccttgttagcaaaatgaccaaaatccgtcccccttgttaacctgctcaaaagaagCTCTGTGCTTTGCCTCGTAGTggcgcttttaataatcgccacggtctcggaacatatgagacatactggttttgaactgcctgtgggaagactgaacatgtaagagtctgccCATTCTTGATTGAGAGAGCTCTGTTTCCGCTTTCTACTtgtctctttttagagcacgccatgtgaaattatttctccgacTAGTCTCTactttccctgtgtgtgtacctcactcactgactcgactcgCAGGCCGCTAAACCAGAGCCGTAAAATAGAAATGCCCCgtcaaaatgttattattctcaacaatttatcgatattctctacagaaattaacagagcttggaGCAAAATGCTCAtaaacttgcacacacacacacacacacacacacacacacacacacacacacacacacacacacacacacacacacacacacacactataatgcttttatttttgttgttggtgttttatactgtaaatgtcttCAGTTTTTCTTGACACTGTACTATTTTTCAGCTCTATGCCTTCAAAGGGAAATCACgcatgttttattgttgctgCAGTTTACTAAAATATAATATGCTTACCTAGCTTAACTTTAACTCTACTTACTCTCACTGATTCAACTGTTTGCATGCAGCATATTGAGATACTATAGTGCTGTGTAGAAAGTGCTGTAGCAAAGCTTTAATGTAGACTCAGTTTGGGCATCCTGTGTGACCATTGTTTTGACATGTGTTACTATAGCATTAATGACAGTGAGTCAAAGGAATAAGCCACTGTATttggtaaaagtaaaaaatgtggCCGTCATTAAACAGACGTTACCATTTTGTGAAGACtcatctgtctgcctctctgaaGAAGTATTTACTTATTTAGACGCACCTTGAGAAAAGGCTCAAATGTCTACGTCACTGTACACTTTGATTTTTTGAGATTGTGGACGTCTTCAGGAAGTATTACTCTCAACTGACCTGCTGGGTTCTCCAAAGTtgaattttttgtttatttttgaggAAAACTGGCTCATATCTGTGACTTAATCATCAATGCCAAAGTCTCAGTCTGTAAAAACAATGCTCGCATGATCGTCTCAAACTGGAGCTTAGTGAAATTGACTTGATATTAATACAATGTGTgctaaatgacaaattaatagTTGTTCTCCCTTGCTGTTGATTGGCTAGTAGACTAACCTGCAAATTCTAACCCTTATACCCACTTCCTGGTCCTTGACCCTACCCTACAGAGGAAGCCTCCCTCAACCCCTCAGTCTCTAGTGCCTTGCCTCCAGGTAACACATGGCTTGAGTggaattttttctttttcttttctttcctgtcatGGTTTTCTTTCCTGTTTATTTAGTCTTcttattgttttactttttgttcTCTACCTCTATCTCAACTTGTGCCTctgtattataatatttatgttaCGCTTTTATAAtggatattattttattatgtaataatgattattttttacagaATGGATTTTTATATGCATGCACCACAATTCACGCTGTCAAGTAATTTAATCTCATATTAAGCCTATATTACGTCTAAGTAATGTCCAGTTTGGTACAATAATGCCACTCGTTCCAAGTTGTTTGTTGATGTTATTAGTAGAGtagtttttctcatttctcctaATTGTCTCCCTTTCgatatatttccattttccaaGTGGAACTGTTGATTTTGAAACTcaactgtgaactgtgtttcaaaacatcaacagtgaaCTGGGAGGAGATTTGGAGGTGCCATTGGGTGTTATAACAGAATGAATGTAttttaacataacataacaggGTTAAGGACTGATGATTATGAGAATAAATGACATTGTACAGTATGAGTGACAAGTATTTTGCAGCATGCCTATTCTTGTATGTGCATgcttgtacagtacagtatgtgtttgccATGTCTCAGGTCAGGTTATtccctgtttctctgcagaCCGTCCAGACCCTCCCATGGATCTGGATCTGTCGGACCCAGCAGCCCGCAGCGTTCGCCTCACCTGGATCCCCGGAAACGACCACAGGAGCCCAATCACACGTcagtatacacacactcatcataTACCTATATTCTCCCACCTCTCCTGGACATCCTGGAAGGATTAAACTGCCCTTCATGgtcacatttctcaaaaatgTGTCGTGTGTTACAGGCATaccatatatttgtgtgtttgagctgtATTTGTGTGGAACAGGTTCAGCTTTCATTCATCTTAGGGAGATTGTGTGAGTAAAGGAGAGCTAAAAACGTGAAGGGTTAGAGTTTGTCTCGGGTCACCAAGCTCAGGAAAGAAATGATAATGAACGGATGGTGAAATACAAATACTCATTAAAATTCAGTAATAGGCCACAATTAGAATCCATCAGAGAAATATGATTTGGGGGCCCATTACTCCTAAAGTCATCATCTGTATTTATAGGAAGGATTGTAAAATTAATGCAATAAGGTCATTAAACAAACTTGAGAGGAGATGAGGGGATGAAATGACGTTATACCAGAATACATGAAGCCACAACTGCAGGTGATCCACCACAGGAGCAAGAGCTGATCTAGAGAACCTCAAAAACCTGCTGAACCCCTTCACATTTCCACTGCGTTAACAGTAAATGGTCTGCCTTTTCTCAAGCCAGTTGTGTGTCGCTCTACAGAGTTCTTGGTCCAGTTTGAGGAGGACCGCTGGGAGCCGGGCAAGTGGCAGGACCTGTCCACGTACCCCGGAGACCTCAACTCAGTCATCCTGCAGCTCGCCCCCTTTGTCAACTACCAGTTCAGGGTCATCGCCATAAACAAAGTGGGCCAGAGTCAGCCCAGCGGCCCCTCGCCACGATACAAGACCAGCGGAGCTGGTGAGAAGCACCACACACACTCGTCTAAAATAATATGGCTATATGTGTTTGAAGACACGCGTATCTTGCAGTTTACTTGATGTAGTTTTCAGGAACAACATTTCATGTACTTTACATGAAAATTATGATTTTGTTGACGAAGGGCTTCAGGTCACTACTACTTACCTACATTTTGTTGGAATAGTTTTGACCTCTTTGAAGTAATGGAAGTGTCCTGTATGAAAAAGAACAATCTCCatgttaaatgtgaaataaaatgccAATTATTATGCTCTAATCTTGCGGGCTTGCTAGAAAATGTATTGGTTActctaaaataaacacaaatcaaagtaggaaataaaacattttaattgtggGCTcgtgaaaaaaatgtattctaaacACATAGGGGAATTAGCACACGGGCTAGATGTGTAGTTTGTAGCCCCTTACTTAAAAGTAGTGCAGAGTTAAAGACTACTGGCCATTAAGCTTCAGGTTTCTCAGTTGATGTTAAGCCAAGTGTTTTGAAGTTGATGTCCAATCTGAgttcattttgttatgttaaaaCAAGCCCCAGATGCCATTCCCAGAGGTCTACGAGGATGGGGCTCCAAGAAGGACAATATGGAGATCACCTGGGAGGTAAGACGTGTACAAGTCCTACCTGTTGAATTGAATGCCTGTTATGCCATTGTAAATAATGGCAATAACACAAAGAGTGTATGTAGTCTTTATCATGATCATGGATGGAACTGTGACAATAAAATTCAGTAGCCTGAAgacagtagtagttgtagtagtagtaggagtaTTTTGTAAGTAAGAAGAACATGTGCTTTCCAGAggaaaaatacaattattttaatttctggcAAAATGTTTGGCCTTGGATGATTGGGCGTGATGTATTTTTCTTCTCATGTGTTTTCACTTCTTACATGTACAcgttaaaattagaaaaatataaaaaaaaacaaaaaacaaaagcacaatcTTACTTTCAGTCAGTgagctttgtgttttttattttttccagccTCTGCTTGACCTGGAGAGAAATGGCCTAAACCTGCACTACAATGTGTGGTGGAGACGGAAGGATTTGGGAGAGGAGTGGAGTAATGTGACCACAGTGCGGTCCAAACATGTTGTCCACAACACAGAAACCTACATGCCTTATGAGATCAAAATCCAGGCCAGGAATGAGTTTGGACCAGGACCTGAGTCTAACGTGGTCATTGGATACTCTGGAGAGGACAGTAAGTAGATACACACTAGATATCAGTTTGTGAAAGACAACGCTGATACTGATTTTTGGACTAAAGCTGGTAGAAATTTATGTTGATGCTTTTCAGGCTGATAAAAACTCAGACCCTCACAATTTCATCAGTGAATCATTTCACTGTGATTTTAAGCCAATAGTGCAATTACTGCAAAGCAACAACAGCACCGCTGAGGGAATTTTCTCTTATTTCTGCATAAACAGAACCAAACCTTTCTGACGATTCACACATACTGTGtccctttttgtttgttcagaGCCCACCGACGCTCCCACTGACCTGCGGGTGTCAAAGGTCGACAGCACCAAGGCGAACATTCACTGGAAGCCTGTAGACCCAGACTCTGTGCAGGGAGAGTTCAAGGAGTACAGAGTGAGACTGGCTGAATTTTTGTAATGAGAACCGACTGTAGAGATGGTCTAAAAATAGACTCTGATTCTCAGTTTCTGACAATTTCTCTTGTTTAATCTCCTCACCCTTCTCTGCACTTCTTACCCATAAACCTTGTCCTTCCCCTTCCACCTCCCAGCTGTGCTACTGGCGCGAGTCCAGTCTGGTTCCAGGTCTGGTGGTCAGTAAGGAGAAGAAGACCAAAGGTTTCTACAGCACCATGGCCGAGCCGTCTGGCATTCTCAGCGACCTGGTGCCCTACTCTAAATACAAGATGTTCATGGTTGTGGCCAACAACCGCTTTGAGAGTCCACCCAGCAACACGGTGGAATTCACCACCAAGGAGGGAGGTGAGGACGCAGCCCTCACAACTAAAATATTGAGGATGACATCTCATGTAGTTTCACAAAAGTGTTCTGAGCCAAAGGTAGCATATTCATCAGTGTTATGTGGGATTCttacaaacacactttttattATGCAGAACCACAAACTGTATCTCTTTAACGCTTactatatttaaattaaatttttaattgTCACCAGGACACACTTTTGAAGTAAATTTTGCTTTTGAGACCATAATGTCTTGCAAGGAAAACACATTGACTTAGCATTTTGAGAGATATTTTGGCACTATTGGAGTGGATGTCTTTGGCGCTAGAGATTTTTTGGAGCCAGCATCCAGTGGCCATCAGTGGTACAGCATTATAACGCCCCAGCTTTCAGCCTTGATGGAAGCAGCTTGGGCAGAATAagtttcttttcctcctctcctctgtccttttCCTAAATCCCAGACCCCTCTCTTGTTTCTTCTCTTTACTTATttgttgtgcttgtgtgtgattttgtgtgtgtctctgtgtgtgtgtgtgtgtgtttgcagtgccAGATGCTCCGAGGTTCTTCAGGATTAACCGGAGAAGTTTCGACACCGTCCACCTCGAATGGGACAAACCTCTGGAGCCCAATGGCATTCTGATTGGATACCAGCTCAAGTACCAAACAGGTGTGCTGCTCTCAAACACCAagtattcacacacatacacagtacatacaAACTTTCAAACCTTCAGACAGAAAGCATTCTTTAACTTGGTGCTTCTACTTGGTAGTGATTTGCTAATCAGTATGAGCTGTATAAGTGATCGTGAGCCTTAGGATTCAggtatttgctttgttttatagtttttatttgagtaaatTGTATTTGGACCACACAGCTTTACAACAGAGATACAATAGGGCAGCAACATGAATGAACACAAAGTCAGACAGGCTTTAACCGAACCAGTTTAACACTGTTATCTTAACCACTTTTTTGGAAGTGACAATGAAGGTGAATGCACTCACAATGTCCGCTGTAATCAGCCACTGCATTTTAAAGgtactgcacatacagtatgtgcacaacTGCAGTATGTGGAGTAGGTCAAAGGGGAACCCGGAAGTAGCTCCGAAGGATCTAATTGACTTTAGTGAAACTTAAGGTAATAACTGGAAGTTT
It contains:
- the nfasca gene encoding neurofascin homolog (chicken) a isoform X7; its protein translation is MLGQGGHVALALMSLLLLLWREAAPIEVPQDPKILQDLKQPPTIVKQSVKDYIVDPRDNIIIECEAKGNPVPTFSWRRNGKFFNIGKDPRVTMRKRSGTLEIGFRSGGRPEDYEGEYQCFASNDFGVALSNKILLRVSKAPLWPKEVLEPVVVTEGSPLVLPCNPPPGLPPPFTFWMNSAMTPIPQDKRVSMGLNGDLYFSNVLAKDAHTDYSCNARFLFTHTIQQKNPFTLKVLTSRKVAESTPTFLSPSGSESSKMVLRDEQLLLECIAAGLPTPTIKWFKKGGDLPGRKVKFENYNKTLKIINVSEEDAGEYVCMANNHLGSIRHSIFVQVKAAPYWLDKPTNLVLAPDENGRLVCRANGNPKPNIQWLINGQPIDSSPPNLSRQVLGDTIIFRSVQMGSSAVYQCNASNQHGYLLANAFVSVLDMTPRMLGPKNQLIKVIENNRTFLDCPFFGSPLPELRWFKNGQGSGLDGGQYRVYINGTLEIKRARAEDEGTYTCVANSILGTAENQVRLEVKEPTGIVRAPEHQSAIRGSTARFDCKVKSDPSLPITVTWTKDDKPLHLGWRLRKDEESLTIPNVNEGDEGTYTCTVKSEIDQDSASARLTVLEEASLNPSVSSALPPDRPDPPMDLDLSDPAARSVRLTWIPGNDHRSPITQFLVQFEEDRWEPGKWQDLSTYPGDLNSVILQLAPFVNYQFRVIAINKVGQSQPSGPSPRYKTSGAAPDAIPRGLRGWGSKKDNMEITWEPLLDLERNGLNLHYNVWWRRKDLGEEWSNVTTVRSKHVVHNTETYMPYEIKIQARNEFGPGPESNVVIGYSGEDKPTDAPTDLRVSKVDSTKANIHWKPVDPDSVQGEFKEYRLCYWRESSLVPGLVVSKEKKTKGFYSTMAEPSGILSDLVPYSKYKMFMVVANNRFESPPSNTVEFTTKEGVPDAPRFFRINRRSFDTVHLEWDKPLEPNGILIGYQLKYQTVNGSRLGRPQLETLLPNVTEFTLRLPDRSTRYKFYLSALTQVGAGEVYAEESPHFANEENFTDATGLAYIDQVDIATQGWFIGLMCAIALIILILLIVCFIKRSRGGKYPVRDKKDLPLDQVDQKDQEGSFDYHSDEDNKPLQGSQTSLDGNVKESDDSLVDYGEGGDGQFNEDGSFIGQYTVKKDKDETEGNESSEATSPVNAIYSLA
- the nfasca gene encoding neurofascin homolog (chicken) a isoform X12, coding for MLGQGGHVALALMSLLLLLWREAAPIEVPQDLKQPPTIVKQSVKDYIVDPRDNIIIECEAKGNPVPTFSWRRNGKFFNIGKDPRVTMRKRSGTLEIGFRSGGRPEDYEGEYQCFASNDFGVALSNKILLRVSKAPLWPKEVLEPVVVTEGSPLVLPCNPPPGLPPPFTFWMNSAMTPIPQDKRVSMGLNGDLYFSNVLAKDAHTDYSCNARFLFTHTIQQKNPFTLKVLTSRKVAESTPTFLSPSGSESSKMVLRDEQLLLECIAAGLPTPTIKWFKKGGDLPGRKVKFENYNKTLKIINVSEEDAGEYVCMANNHLGSIRHSIFVQVKAAPYWLDKPTNLVLAPDENGRLVCRANGNPKPNIQWLINGQPIDSSPPNLSRQVLGDTIIFRSVQMGSSAVYQCNASNQHGYLLANAFVSVLDMTPRMLGPKNQLIKVIENNRTFLDCPFFGSPLPELRWFKNGQGSGLDGGQYRVYINGTLEIKRARAEDEGTYTCVANSILGTAENQVRLEVKEPTGIVRAPEHQSAIRGSTARFDCKVKSDPSLPITVTWTKDDKPLHLGWRLRKDEESLTIPNVNEGDEGTYTCTVKSEIDQDSASARLTVLDRPDPPMDLDLSDPAARSVRLTWIPGNDHRSPITQFLVQFEEDRWEPGKWQDLSTYPGDLNSVILQLAPFVNYQFRVIAINKVGQSQPSGPSPRYKTSGAAPDAIPRGLRGWGSKKDNMEITWEPLLDLERNGLNLHYNVWWRRKDLGEEWSNVTTVRSKHVVHNTETYMPYEIKIQARNEFGPGPESNVVIGYSGEDKPTDAPTDLRVSKVDSTKANIHWKPVDPDSVQGEFKEYRLCYWRESSLVPGLVVSKEKKTKGFYSTMAEPSGILSDLVPYSKYKMFMVVANNRFESPPSNTVEFTTKEGVPDAPRFFRINRRSFDTVHLEWDKPLEPNGILIGYQLKYQTVNGSRLGRPQLETLLPNVTEFTLRLPDRSTRYKFYLSALTQVGAGEVYAEESPHFANEAYIDQVDIATQGWFIGLMCAIALIILILLIVCFIKRSRGGKYPVRDKKDLPLDQVDQKDQEGSFDYHSDEDNKPLQGSQTSLDGNVKESDDSLVDYGEGGDGQFNEDGSFIGQYTVKKDKDETEGNESSEATSPVNAIYSLA